In the genome of Chiloscyllium plagiosum isolate BGI_BamShark_2017 chromosome 33, ASM401019v2, whole genome shotgun sequence, one region contains:
- the neurod2 gene encoding neurogenic differentiation factor 2, protein MLARLFSDSNLMPEAHKYPAWVEDSESDEEKLREERNSESCDPQDSQAEDSVSVAQDNEEAETGMEEEDEDEEEEEVEEEEENGTRPRKRGPKRRKMTKARLERFKLRRQKANTRERNRMHDLNSALDNLRKVVPCYSKTQKLSKIETLRLAKNYIWALSEILRSGKRPDLVSYVQTLCKGLSQPTTNLVAGCLQLNSRNFLSEQTAEPGRLQPPTSTFAMHPYPYQCARLPSPQCQAGAGTSSHPLRSHSYCGGYEQHLYGNGSPEYPGSELEGSLSPSLCTNGGSYSLKPESPPEHEKNYHYTMHYSAMPSSRGAAHGLLLRPGLHSDSLTAYDSHIHHDRTAVYEELNAFFHN, encoded by the coding sequence ATGTTGGCCCGGCTCTTCAGTGACTCAAACCTCATGCCCGAGGCTCACAAATACCCCGCCTGGGTGGAGGACAGTGAGAGCGATGAAGAGAAACTGAGGGAGGAACGCAATAGCGAGAGCTGTGACCCTCAGGACAGTCAGGCTGAGGACTCGGTGAGTGTGGCCCAGGACAATGAAGAGGCAGAAACCGggatggaggaggaggatgaagatgaggaggaagaggaggtggaggaagaggaggagaatgggaCCCGACCCAGGAAGCGGGGCCCGAAAAGGAGGAAGATGACCAAGGCGAGACTGGAGCGCTTCAAGCTGAGGCGCCAGAAGGCGAACACCCGGGAGAGAAACCGCATGCACGACCTGAACTCCGCCCTGGACAATCTCCGCAAAGTTGTTCCGTGTTACTCAAAAACGCAAAAACTTTCCAAAATAGAAACTCTGCGCTTGGCGAAGAACTACATCTGGGCTCTGTCGGAGATCCTGCGGTCGGGCAAGAGGCCGGACCTTGTGTCCTATGTGCAGACTCTGTGTAAAGGCCTATCCCAGCCGACTACCAACCTGGTGGCTGGCTGCTTACAGCTCAACTCCCGCAACTTCCTCAGCGAACAGACCGCAGAGCCCGGCCGTCTGCAGCCGCCCACTTCCACCTTCGCCATGCACCCATACCCGTACCAATGTGCCCGGCTGCCGAGCCCACAGTGCCAGGCTGGGGCTGGTACCAGCAGCCACCCACTGCGCTCCCACTCTTACTGTGGGGGCTATGAGCAACACCTGTATGGGAACGGCTCTCCTGAATACCCGGGCTCCGAGCTGGAAGGTTCCCTGAGCCCTTCTCTCTGCACGAACGGCGGCTCCTACTCCCTGAAGCCGGAGTCGCCCCCGGAGCACGAGAAGAATTATCACTACACCATGCACTATTCGGCAATGCCCAGCTCCCGAGGAGCTGCCCATGGGCTGCTACTCCGGCCCGGTCTGCACTCGGACAGCCTAACTGCCTATGATTCCCACATTCACCACGATAGGACTGCAGTCTACGAGGAACTGAACGCGTTTTTCCACAATTAA